In Erigeron canadensis isolate Cc75 chromosome 6, C_canadensis_v1, whole genome shotgun sequence, the following are encoded in one genomic region:
- the LOC122605492 gene encoding c-Myc-binding protein homolog translates to MEKESKKEAFRKYLDSSGVLDALTKVLVALYEQNDKPSSAVEFVQQKLGGPSLSEFEKLQAEMSDLQIRYNELLAVHHEKCSQLEKLKNIDTLASSKESVEEELPKESL, encoded by the exons ATG GAGAAGGAATCAAAGAAGGAAGCTTTTAGGAAGTATTTAGATTCTAGTGGTGTCCTTGATGCTTTAACTAAAG TTCTTGTGGCTCTATATGAACAGAATGACAAGCCATCCTCAGCTGTTGA GTTTGTCCAGCAAAAACTTGGTGGTCCTAGCTTATCTGAATTTGAGAAACTACAGGCTGAGATGTCTGATTTGCAGATTAGATACAACGAGCTCTTGGCAGTTCACCATGAAAAATGCAGCCAG CTTGAGAAATTAAAAAACATCGACACATTGGCATCATCCAAAGAGAGTGTTGAAGAGGAACTTCCGAAAGAAAGTCTATGA